A part of Gammaproteobacteria bacterium genomic DNA contains:
- the gatA gene encoding Asp-tRNA(Asn)/Glu-tRNA(Gln) amidotransferase subunit GatA yields MHTQTLAELSAGLAAGDFSSVELTRHYLERVGQHNSLNAFITVTADQALDSAAAADAARASGAAGPLTGIPLAHKDIFCTSGVLTSCGSKILSNFVSPYDATVVSRLADAGMVMIGKTNMDEFAMGSSNETSWYGPCLNPWDTTRVPGGSSGGSASAVAARLVPVATGTDTGGSIRQPAALTGITGIKPTYGRVSRYGMIAFASSLDQGGILSATAEDAAMVLTAMAGFDRRDSTSVDAPVPDYRSGLEADISGLKIGVPGQFFSAGLDPAVEQVVRNALDVYVGMGAQLVEVELPNLDLSVPTYYVVAPAEASSNLSRFDGVRFGYRSESAKNLHELYCKSRGEGFGAEVKRRIMTGTYALSAGYYDAYYLKAQKVRQLIADDFRAAFDKVDVIMGPTAPTVAFGIGDKADDPITMYLNDIYTIAANLAGLPGMSVPCGMAGGLPAGLQIIAGHFAEELLLKVAHHYQRETDWHRRIPEGFGA; encoded by the coding sequence ATGCATACGCAGACACTTGCAGAGCTGTCGGCCGGTCTTGCCGCCGGGGATTTCAGCAGCGTTGAACTGACCCGGCATTACCTGGAGCGGGTCGGGCAGCACAACAGCCTCAATGCATTTATCACGGTGACCGCGGATCAGGCCCTTGATTCGGCGGCAGCAGCCGATGCGGCCCGCGCCAGCGGCGCGGCCGGCCCTCTCACCGGCATCCCTCTGGCGCACAAGGATATTTTCTGCACCAGCGGCGTCCTGACCAGCTGTGGCTCGAAAATACTGTCCAACTTCGTCTCGCCGTATGACGCGACCGTGGTCAGCCGCCTGGCAGACGCCGGTATGGTGATGATTGGCAAGACAAATATGGATGAGTTCGCGATGGGTTCGTCCAACGAGACCTCGTGGTACGGGCCCTGTCTCAATCCCTGGGACACGACCCGGGTGCCGGGTGGCTCATCCGGCGGTTCGGCCAGTGCCGTGGCGGCACGACTGGTTCCGGTAGCGACGGGCACCGATACCGGCGGCTCGATTCGCCAGCCCGCCGCGCTGACGGGAATTACCGGTATCAAGCCAACCTACGGGCGTGTTTCGCGCTACGGGATGATCGCCTTTGCTTCCAGTCTCGACCAGGGCGGCATACTCAGCGCCACCGCGGAAGATGCGGCAATGGTCCTGACGGCCATGGCCGGCTTCGATCGGCGCGATTCAACCAGCGTGGACGCACCGGTACCGGATTACCGTTCCGGGCTGGAAGCAGATATTTCCGGGTTGAAGATCGGCGTGCCCGGACAGTTTTTCAGCGCCGGGCTGGACCCGGCCGTGGAGCAGGTTGTGCGCAATGCGCTCGACGTGTATGTCGGGATGGGGGCGCAGCTGGTAGAAGTGGAGCTGCCCAATCTTGACCTGTCGGTGCCAACTTACTATGTGGTGGCGCCCGCCGAAGCTTCCTCGAACCTGTCGCGCTTCGACGGCGTGCGTTTTGGTTATCGCAGCGAGAGTGCAAAAAATCTGCACGAGTTGTACTGCAAGAGTCGCGGCGAGGGCTTCGGCGCCGAGGTCAAGCGCAGGATCATGACCGGTACCTATGCGCTGTCGGCGGGTTACTACGATGCCTATTACCTGAAGGCGCAAAAAGTACGGCAGCTTATTGCCGATGATTTTCGCGCAGCTTTTGACAAGGTAGATGTGATCATGGGTCCGACAGCACCGACGGTTGCTTTCGGTATTGGTGACAAGGCCGATGACCCGATCACCATGTACCTCAATGATATCTACACCATCGCCGCGAACCTGGCAGGGCTGCCCGGCATGTCGGTTCCCTGTGGCATGGCCGGTGGCCTGCCGGCCGGGCTGCAGATAATTGCGGGACATTTTGCCGAAGAGCTACTGCTGAAGGTGGCGCATCATTACCAGCGTGAAACCGACTGGCATCGCCGCATACCCGAGGGTTTCGGGGCATGA